The following coding sequences lie in one Desulfitibacter alkalitolerans DSM 16504 genomic window:
- the eutM gene encoding ethanolamine utilization microcompartment protein EutM yields the protein MTNALGMIETKGLVGSIEAADAMVKAANVYLIGKVHVGSGLVTVMVRGDVGAVKAATDAGAAAAQRVGELISVHVIPRPHADVEMILPDNYKKFVKAE from the coding sequence ATGACTAATGCATTAGGAATGATTGAGACCAAAGGTCTGGTTGGTTCCATTGAAGCAGCCGATGCCATGGTTAAAGCCGCGAATGTTTATTTAATCGGTAAAGTACATGTGGGAAGTGGACTTGTCACAGTAATGGTAAGAGGAGATGTTGGTGCTGTTAAAGCTGCCACCGACGCCGGAGCTGCCGCAGCTCAGAGAGTGGGAGAGTTGATATCTGTACATGTTATTCCTCGGCCTCATGCTGATGTGGAAATGATTCTTCCTGACAATTATAAGAAATTTGTCAAAGCCGAGTAG
- the eutS gene encoding ethanolamine utilization microcompartment protein EutS has protein sequence MDENEKKQRMIQEYVPGKQVTLAHVIAHPVQEIYEKMGLPERGAIGILTLTPGETAIIAADIATKAAEVEIGFLDRFTGALVIVGDVASVETALKEVNNFLESHLNYAPARMTKS, from the coding sequence ATGGACGAGAATGAAAAAAAACAGCGCATGATTCAAGAATATGTTCCTGGCAAGCAGGTAACCCTTGCCCACGTCATTGCCCATCCGGTGCAGGAGATTTATGAAAAGATGGGCCTTCCCGAACGGGGGGCAATTGGGATTTTAACTCTTACCCCTGGAGAGACGGCAATAATCGCCGCAGATATTGCTACCAAGGCAGCAGAGGTGGAAATCGGTTTTCTGGACCGGTTTACCGGGGCCTTGGTGATTGTGGGGGATGTGGCCAGTGTGGAGACGGCCTTAAAAGAAGTAAACAATTTTTTGGAAAGCCATTTGAATTACGCACCGGCGAGGATGACGAAGTCATGA
- a CDS encoding EutP/PduV family microcompartment system protein gives MKKITRVMLVGAVGSGKTTLARVLNKEETETVTKTQSLEYSACSIDTPGEFVENPFYYRALFATSLEADAVVFIQDATRNRSIFPPGFAAAFSKRTIGVVTKIDHPQADGERAKSFLKSLGLNGSIAVVSAFTGEGIEEIRKILNWD, from the coding sequence ATGAAAAAAATTACCCGGGTGATGTTGGTAGGGGCTGTGGGAAGCGGGAAGACCACATTGGCCAGAGTACTAAACAAAGAAGAGACGGAGACGGTTACCAAGACCCAGTCCTTGGAGTATTCCGCATGCTCCATTGATACCCCTGGCGAGTTTGTGGAGAATCCTTTCTACTACCGGGCTTTGTTTGCCACCTCTTTAGAAGCGGATGCGGTGGTTTTCATTCAAGATGCCACCAGGAACAGGTCCATTTTCCCCCCCGGTTTTGCCGCTGCTTTTTCCAAGCGGACCATCGGGGTAGTGACAAAAATTGATCATCCTCAAGCGGATGGGGAAAGAGCTAAGAGTTTTTTGAAAAGCCTGGGCCTTAATGGATCTATTGCTGTGGTATCCGCCTTCACAGGAGAAGGAATCGAAGAAATCAGGAAAATCTTAAATTGGGATTAA